One Actinoplanes missouriensis 431 DNA segment encodes these proteins:
- a CDS encoding M50 family metallopeptidase: MLSIDGVTDLWDQLLGAQPDPPGLLVLLTAVAGFLAVAFRPVWRVARNAVTIAHEGGHALFALLTGRRLRGIRLEFDTSGLTLSAGRPTGPGMILTLLGGYIAPSLVGVLGAWLLGGNRITLLLWLAVVLLLLMLINIRNLFGVVSLVITGAIVFAVSWYASAQVQAVFAYAGVWFLLFGGVRPVFELQKLRSRGRMRDSDADQLSRLTHLPAVFWVGLFLVVNLVALLAGAFLLAGQWLPAGTP, from the coding sequence GTGTTGTCGATCGACGGTGTGACTGACCTGTGGGATCAACTCCTCGGAGCTCAGCCCGATCCACCCGGTTTGCTGGTGCTTCTCACCGCGGTGGCCGGGTTCCTCGCGGTCGCGTTCAGGCCGGTGTGGCGGGTCGCCCGCAACGCCGTCACGATCGCGCACGAGGGCGGGCATGCGCTGTTCGCGCTGCTGACCGGGCGCAGGCTGCGGGGCATCCGGCTCGAGTTCGACACGTCCGGCCTGACCCTGTCGGCCGGCCGCCCGACCGGACCCGGGATGATCCTCACCCTGCTCGGCGGCTACATCGCGCCGTCCCTGGTGGGTGTGCTCGGCGCCTGGCTGCTCGGCGGCAACCGGATCACGTTGCTGCTCTGGCTCGCCGTGGTGCTGCTGCTCCTCATGCTGATCAACATCCGGAACCTGTTCGGCGTGGTCTCGCTCGTGATCACCGGCGCGATCGTGTTCGCGGTCTCCTGGTACGCGTCTGCCCAGGTGCAGGCCGTCTTCGCGTACGCGGGGGTGTGGTTCCTGCTCTTCGGCGGTGTCCGGCCGGTCTTCGAGCTGCAGAAGCTGCGCAGCCGCGGCCGGATGCGTGACTCGGACGCCGACCAGCTCAGCCGCCTCACGCACCTGCCCGCCGTGTTCTGGGTGGGCCTCTTCCTGGTGGTGAACCTGGTGGCGTTGCTGGCCGGCGCCTTCCTGCTGGCCGGTCAGTGGCTCCCCGCGGGTACCCCGTAG
- a CDS encoding acyl-CoA carboxylase subunit epsilon has translation MNEEPLVSVVRGSLDDHELAALAAILTSRSTSVNYETPSQPVSEWSRSARPTGAARGWRASALPR, from the coding sequence ATGAATGAGGAACCGCTGGTCAGCGTCGTACGAGGAAGCCTAGACGATCATGAGCTGGCCGCGCTGGCCGCCATCCTGACATCTCGATCCACTTCGGTCAATTACGAAACACCGTCACAACCGGTCTCGGAGTGGAGCAGATCAGCACGGCCGACCGGCGCGGCACGTGGCTGGCGGGCCTCCGCCCTCCCTCGCTGA
- a CDS encoding Maf family protein: MQNDITYRLILASASPARRALLTGAGIDAEVIVSGVDESVVEAEDAHTLCLALARMKARTVAADLPADPGALVLGCDSVLAFEGEIFGKPASPEEAVKRWSAMRGKSGVLHTGHHLTGLVSGLQAESVGTTVVHFADVSDAEIEAYVASGEPLQVAGAFTLDGRGGAFVERIEGDPGNVIGLSLPLLRTLLAEMGVPITSLWRK, encoded by the coding sequence GTGCAGAACGACATCACGTACCGCCTGATCCTCGCCTCGGCCAGCCCGGCCCGCCGTGCCCTCCTGACCGGCGCGGGCATCGACGCCGAGGTCATCGTGAGTGGCGTGGACGAAAGCGTCGTCGAGGCCGAGGACGCGCACACACTCTGTCTCGCGCTGGCCCGGATGAAGGCCCGCACGGTCGCCGCCGACCTCCCGGCCGACCCCGGCGCGCTGGTGCTCGGCTGCGACTCGGTGCTGGCGTTCGAGGGCGAGATCTTCGGCAAGCCGGCGAGCCCCGAGGAAGCGGTGAAGCGCTGGTCCGCGATGCGCGGCAAGTCCGGCGTCCTGCACACCGGTCATCACCTGACCGGGCTGGTCAGCGGCTTGCAGGCGGAGTCGGTCGGCACGACGGTGGTGCACTTCGCGGACGTGAGCGACGCCGAGATCGAGGCGTACGTGGCGTCCGGCGAGCCGCTCCAGGTGGCCGGCGCGTTCACCCTGGACGGCCGGGGCGGCGCGTTCGTGGAACGGATCGAGGGCGACCCGGGCAACGTGATCGGCCTGTCGCTGCCGCTGCTGCGCACCCTCCTCGCCGAGATGGGTGTCCCCATCACCAGCCTCTGGCGGAAGTAA
- a CDS encoding acetyl/propionyl/methylcrotonyl-CoA carboxylase subunit alpha: MRKILIANRGEIALRVIRACKDAGLTSVAVYADSDRDALHARAADEAWALDGETAADTYLRIDKLLDVAARSGADAVHPGYGFLSENAEFAQAVLEKGLIWIGPSPQAIRDLGDKVTARHIAQRAGAPLVPGTPDPVADASEIIAFAEEHGLPVAIKAAFGGGGRGLKVARTIEEIPALFESATREAVAAFGRGECFVERYLDRPRHVEAQVIADTHGNVVVVGTRDCSLQRRHQKLVEEAPAPFLSDEQRSKIHESAKAICREAGYYGAGTVEYLVGQDGTISFLEVNTRLQVEHPVSEETTGIDLVREQFRIAAGLPLPITTDPVPRGHAIEFRINGEDAGRNFLPAPGTVTELTWPFGPGVRVDSGVEKGSVIGGNFDSMLAKIIVTGATRAEALERSRRVLDETVIEGIATVLPFHRAVIRDEAFTGEPFTVHTRWIETEWDNTVPPFAAPAAAAGETAERETVVVEVGGKRIEVRLPKTFFSGTASAAPRRSASRPRAGSAGATSAATSGGLTAPMQGTIVKVAVQDGDEVAEGDTIVVIEAMKMEQPLQAHRAGTVSGLTVEVGTTITAGTVICEIA, translated from the coding sequence GTGCGGAAGATATTGATCGCCAACCGTGGCGAGATCGCCCTCCGGGTGATCCGGGCCTGCAAGGACGCCGGCCTCACGAGCGTCGCCGTCTACGCCGACAGCGACCGGGACGCGCTGCACGCGCGAGCAGCCGATGAGGCGTGGGCGCTGGACGGCGAGACAGCCGCCGACACCTACCTGCGCATCGACAAGCTGCTCGACGTGGCGGCTCGGAGCGGCGCCGACGCGGTCCATCCCGGTTACGGGTTCCTCTCCGAGAACGCCGAGTTCGCCCAGGCCGTACTCGAAAAGGGTTTGATCTGGATCGGCCCGTCGCCTCAGGCGATCCGGGACCTCGGTGACAAGGTGACGGCGCGGCACATCGCGCAGCGGGCCGGCGCGCCGCTGGTGCCCGGCACGCCGGATCCGGTGGCCGACGCGTCGGAGATCATCGCGTTCGCCGAGGAGCACGGCCTGCCCGTGGCGATCAAGGCGGCGTTCGGCGGTGGCGGCCGGGGGCTGAAGGTGGCGCGCACCATCGAGGAGATCCCGGCGCTGTTCGAGAGCGCGACCCGGGAGGCGGTGGCCGCGTTCGGCCGCGGCGAGTGCTTCGTCGAGCGTTACCTGGACCGGCCCCGGCACGTCGAGGCCCAGGTCATCGCGGACACCCACGGCAACGTCGTGGTGGTCGGCACGCGGGACTGCTCGCTGCAGCGCCGGCACCAGAAACTCGTCGAGGAGGCCCCGGCGCCGTTCCTCAGCGACGAGCAGCGTTCCAAGATCCACGAGAGCGCGAAGGCGATCTGCCGGGAAGCCGGCTACTACGGCGCCGGCACCGTGGAATACCTGGTCGGCCAGGACGGCACCATCTCGTTCCTCGAGGTCAACACGCGTCTGCAGGTCGAGCACCCGGTCAGCGAGGAGACCACCGGCATCGACCTGGTCCGCGAGCAGTTCCGGATCGCCGCCGGCCTCCCGCTTCCCATCACCACCGACCCGGTGCCACGCGGCCACGCGATCGAGTTCCGGATCAACGGCGAGGACGCCGGCCGCAACTTCCTGCCCGCCCCCGGCACGGTCACCGAGCTGACCTGGCCGTTCGGCCCCGGCGTGCGGGTCGACTCGGGCGTCGAGAAGGGCAGCGTGATCGGCGGCAACTTCGACTCGATGCTCGCCAAGATCATCGTCACCGGCGCAACCCGGGCGGAAGCTCTCGAACGCTCCCGCCGCGTCCTCGACGAGACGGTCATCGAGGGCATCGCCACGGTCCTGCCGTTCCACCGCGCGGTCATCCGCGACGAGGCGTTCACCGGCGAGCCGTTCACCGTGCACACCCGGTGGATCGAGACCGAGTGGGACAACACCGTGCCGCCGTTCGCCGCGCCGGCCGCCGCAGCCGGCGAAACCGCCGAACGCGAGACCGTCGTGGTCGAGGTGGGCGGCAAGCGCATCGAGGTCCGTCTTCCCAAGACCTTCTTCTCCGGTACGGCCTCAGCCGCCCCCAGGCGCAGCGCGAGCCGTCCCCGAGCCGGATCTGCGGGCGCCACCTCCGCGGCGACCAGCGGCGGGCTGACCGCCCCGATGCAGGGCACGATCGTCAAGGTCGCCGTGCAGGACGGCGACGAGGTGGCCGAGGGCGACACGATCGTGGTCATCGAGGCGATGAAGATGGAGCAGCCGCTGCAGGCGCACCGCGCCGGCACGGTCTCCGGCCTGACCGTCGAGGTCGGCACCACCATCACGGCGGGCACGGTGATCTGCGAGATCGCCTGA
- a CDS encoding DedA family protein, whose translation MTELLTMLATPAWAYLALFGFLAVDALVPVVPIQAIMITSGALTVYGNLDLPAVIAVGAVGMFTGDAVAFALGRSTGARLSALRERFAPRGDDSEPGRTRRAAERFTRGLRRPGPLVMLLCRFVPGGRMAAGYHAGRTGYPVKLFAAYDGLASICWASYGGLVGHLGGTAITQSAWRLFAVAATAAVVFGTAGWILALFGGGPAPENEEPAAGPTTPTESRAASAGVPLPRSTRRATDRS comes from the coding sequence ATGACCGAACTGTTGACCATGCTGGCCACGCCCGCGTGGGCGTACCTCGCCCTGTTCGGATTCCTCGCGGTGGACGCTCTGGTGCCGGTCGTGCCCATCCAGGCCATCATGATCACCTCTGGGGCGCTCACTGTCTACGGCAATCTCGATCTGCCCGCGGTGATCGCGGTGGGTGCGGTCGGCATGTTCACCGGGGACGCCGTGGCCTTCGCGCTCGGCCGGTCGACCGGTGCCCGTTTGAGCGCATTACGCGAACGATTCGCGCCGCGCGGCGACGATTCCGAGCCCGGCCGGACCCGCCGCGCCGCCGAACGGTTCACCCGGGGCCTGCGCCGGCCCGGCCCGCTCGTCATGCTGCTCTGCCGGTTCGTGCCGGGCGGCCGGATGGCCGCCGGCTACCACGCGGGCCGTACCGGGTACCCGGTGAAGCTCTTCGCCGCCTACGACGGCCTGGCGTCGATCTGCTGGGCGAGTTACGGCGGCCTCGTCGGTCATCTCGGCGGGACCGCGATCACCCAGTCGGCGTGGCGGCTGTTCGCCGTCGCCGCCACCGCCGCTGTCGTCTTCGGCACGGCCGGGTGGATCCTCGCCCTCTTCGGCGGCGGACCGGCCCCGGAGAACGAGGAGCCGGCCGCCGGCCCGACGACGCCTACTGAATCTCGTGCTGCATCAGCTGGCGTGCCGCTTCCGCGATCGACCCGGAGAGCGACGGATAGATCGTGA
- a CDS encoding NAD(P)H-quinone dehydrogenase, with product MSRIVIIGGGPGGYEAALVAAQLGADVTLVEADGPGGACVLTDCVPSKTFIASSEVMTGYRHNERFGIRSAGLDGVSVDAAAVNQRVKSLALAQSGDIQTKLIKAGVDVVRGRAKLGEDRLGHTHQVLITPEGRETYAVEADTVLLATGATPRVLSSMRPDGERILDWRQVYDLTELPTHLVVIGSGVTGAEFASAYLAMGVQVTLVSSRERVMPHEDADAAMAIERVFRDRGMIILSQARGKSVVNTGDGVQVTLGDGKVIEASHALIAVGAIPNTADLGLEEYGVAVGDGGYVTVDRVSRTNVPGIYAAGDCTGVLPLASVAAMQGRIAIWHAMGEAVAPLRLRTVSANVFTDPELATVGVSQNEVDSGRTPARQVMLPLTGNARAKMAGLQDGFVKLFCRPATGQIVGGVVVAPKASELILPITMAIENNLTVDQLAHTITIYPSLSGSIAEAARQLMQHEIQ from the coding sequence GTGAGTCGGATCGTGATCATCGGTGGAGGGCCGGGAGGCTACGAAGCGGCCCTGGTCGCGGCCCAGCTCGGCGCGGATGTGACGCTCGTGGAGGCGGACGGGCCCGGTGGCGCGTGCGTGCTCACCGACTGCGTCCCGTCCAAGACCTTCATCGCCAGCTCGGAGGTGATGACGGGGTACCGGCACAACGAGCGGTTCGGCATCCGGTCGGCCGGCCTGGACGGCGTGAGCGTCGACGCCGCGGCGGTGAACCAGCGGGTGAAATCGCTGGCGCTGGCGCAGTCCGGCGACATCCAGACCAAGCTGATCAAGGCGGGTGTGGACGTGGTCCGGGGCCGGGCGAAACTCGGCGAGGACCGGCTCGGTCACACCCATCAGGTACTGATCACCCCGGAGGGCCGGGAGACGTACGCGGTGGAGGCGGACACCGTCCTGCTGGCCACCGGCGCCACCCCGCGGGTGCTCTCCTCGATGCGCCCGGACGGTGAGCGGATCCTGGACTGGCGTCAGGTGTACGACCTGACCGAGCTCCCCACCCACCTCGTGGTGATCGGTTCCGGTGTGACGGGCGCCGAGTTCGCCAGCGCGTACCTCGCGATGGGTGTGCAGGTGACGCTGGTGTCGAGCCGCGAGCGGGTGATGCCGCACGAGGACGCGGACGCGGCCATGGCGATCGAGCGGGTGTTCCGCGACCGCGGCATGATCATCCTCAGTCAGGCCCGCGGCAAGTCCGTGGTGAACACCGGCGACGGCGTCCAGGTGACCCTCGGCGACGGCAAGGTGATCGAGGCGTCGCACGCGCTGATCGCGGTCGGCGCCATCCCGAACACCGCGGACCTCGGCCTCGAGGAGTACGGCGTGGCGGTCGGCGACGGCGGCTACGTGACGGTGGACCGGGTGTCGCGGACGAACGTGCCGGGCATCTACGCCGCCGGTGACTGCACCGGTGTGCTGCCGCTGGCGAGCGTCGCCGCGATGCAGGGCCGGATCGCGATCTGGCACGCGATGGGCGAGGCGGTGGCGCCGCTACGGCTGCGGACCGTCTCGGCGAACGTCTTCACCGATCCGGAGCTGGCCACGGTGGGGGTGTCGCAGAACGAGGTGGACTCCGGCCGTACCCCGGCGCGTCAGGTGATGCTGCCGCTGACCGGGAACGCCCGGGCCAAGATGGCCGGCCTGCAGGACGGTTTCGTGAAGCTGTTCTGCCGTCCGGCGACCGGGCAGATCGTCGGCGGGGTCGTGGTGGCGCCGAAGGCGAGCGAGCTGATCCTGCCGATCACCATGGCGATCGAGAACAACCTGACGGTGGATCAGCTGGCGCACACGATCACGATCTATCCGTCGCTCTCCGGGTCGATCGCGGAAGCGGCACGCCAGCTGATGCAGCACGAGATTCAGTAG
- a CDS encoding gamma-glutamylcyclotransferase — MRHYAAYGSNLDPARMRAYCPHSPMVGVGWIEGWRLTFAGEGDMGWEGAVTTVVESPGDRVFVSLYDVHPWDAAQLDEVEGVTAGAYQKLTVRVSTLDGDVPAWIYVFAGYEGGLPTAWYLSEIANAAEKAGAPDDYVAELRSRPTGTSSPEV, encoded by the coding sequence GTGCGTCACTACGCCGCGTATGGCTCGAACCTGGATCCCGCCCGCATGCGGGCCTACTGTCCGCACTCGCCGATGGTCGGCGTGGGGTGGATCGAAGGCTGGCGCCTCACCTTCGCCGGTGAGGGAGATATGGGCTGGGAGGGGGCGGTAACCACGGTCGTCGAGTCACCGGGCGACCGGGTGTTCGTCTCCCTCTACGACGTCCACCCGTGGGACGCGGCACAGCTCGACGAGGTCGAGGGCGTGACAGCGGGGGCGTACCAGAAGCTCACCGTGCGTGTATCGACACTTGACGGCGACGTGCCCGCCTGGATCTACGTCTTCGCCGGTTACGAGGGCGGCCTGCCCACCGCGTGGTACCTCTCCGAGATCGCCAACGCGGCGGAGAAGGCGGGCGCGCCCGACGACTACGTCGCCGAGTTGCGCTCCCGCCCCACCGGGACATCCTCGCCCGAGGTGTAG
- a CDS encoding GNAT family N-acetyltransferase, which yields MSDLPPGWSLRRPTLADAPAILALVHASDIAAVGEPDFTLDEVHEELTGPNTDMSRDCWLAIDPAGGTAGWAYPRNPTGQARDFAEVYVHPETGLPAQRPLLRLLMARMVERAAELGHDVYTVRAGAIPTETAYIEALTGAGFVFLKQHARMQMPLAGVAHEPPAAPEGVTVRPVRADDEMRRFHAVVEEAFRDSDHQALSYRDWQAKISAESGVRFDEWFVAEVDGVVAGVLQSGGSGGDESNDEGWVRSLAVLRPYRKRGLGEALLRRAFAGYAARGHAKAGLGVDLANPTDAASLYFKVGMTALYRANVYQTTVTRG from the coding sequence ATGTCCGATCTCCCACCCGGCTGGTCGCTGCGCCGTCCCACCCTCGCCGACGCGCCCGCCATCCTCGCCCTCGTGCACGCCAGTGACATCGCCGCGGTGGGGGAGCCCGACTTCACCCTCGACGAGGTGCACGAGGAGCTGACCGGGCCGAACACCGACATGAGCCGGGACTGCTGGCTCGCGATCGATCCGGCGGGCGGGACCGCCGGCTGGGCGTACCCGCGGAACCCGACCGGTCAGGCCCGCGACTTCGCCGAGGTCTACGTGCACCCGGAGACCGGCCTGCCGGCGCAACGGCCGCTGCTGCGCCTGCTGATGGCGCGCATGGTGGAGCGCGCCGCGGAGCTGGGCCACGACGTCTACACGGTGCGGGCCGGGGCGATCCCGACCGAGACGGCGTACATCGAGGCGCTCACCGGCGCCGGCTTCGTCTTCCTGAAGCAGCACGCCCGGATGCAGATGCCGCTCGCCGGCGTCGCGCACGAGCCGCCGGCGGCGCCGGAGGGCGTCACGGTGCGGCCGGTCCGTGCCGATGACGAGATGCGCCGCTTCCACGCGGTCGTCGAGGAGGCGTTCCGGGACTCCGACCATCAGGCGCTGAGCTACCGGGACTGGCAGGCGAAGATCAGCGCCGAGTCCGGTGTCCGCTTCGACGAATGGTTCGTGGCCGAGGTGGACGGGGTCGTCGCGGGAGTCCTGCAGTCCGGGGGATCGGGCGGCGACGAGTCGAACGACGAGGGATGGGTGCGGTCGCTGGCGGTGCTCCGCCCGTACCGCAAGCGGGGTTTGGGGGAAGCTCTTCTCCGCCGCGCCTTCGCCGGGTACGCGGCGCGGGGGCACGCGAAGGCCGGTCTCGGCGTCGATCTGGCGAACCCGACCGACGCCGCGAGCCTGTACTTCAAGGTCGGGATGACCGCGCTCTACCGCGCGAACGTCTACCAGACCACGGTGACCAGGGGTTAG
- a CDS encoding SCO6745 family protein, which translates to MTPEQAAANTKAGLAAIVGAFAESPQTLRRARLLGLSGWAYHVSARAGALGEVRPETVAAALAFIAPEAVTDGWEATAKTSAPVEVATWHLHELCAWGGEQLGPYPRIARLLELAGRVVDAVDAAGLTLFAAWRAMPVPDPAPGARAAVLLHLLHEHRQGVHVMAVRASGLTPLEAIIAGPDGETGAVAFGWQPPYPPAGPLVRRLMWAEAVANSMAGQAYAALDRSERVEFAGLLESLGHRLAR; encoded by the coding sequence GTGACCCCCGAACAGGCTGCCGCCAACACCAAGGCCGGACTCGCCGCGATTGTCGGAGCCTTCGCGGAGTCACCGCAGACGTTGCGCCGGGCCCGGCTGCTCGGGCTGTCCGGGTGGGCCTATCACGTGTCGGCGCGGGCCGGGGCGCTCGGTGAGGTGCGGCCGGAGACGGTGGCGGCGGCGCTTGCCTTCATCGCTCCGGAGGCCGTCACCGACGGGTGGGAGGCGACGGCCAAGACGTCGGCGCCGGTGGAGGTCGCCACCTGGCATCTGCACGAGCTGTGTGCGTGGGGTGGGGAGCAGCTGGGGCCGTACCCTCGGATTGCTCGTCTTCTGGAACTTGCCGGCCGCGTCGTGGACGCTGTCGACGCGGCGGGACTGACCCTGTTCGCGGCGTGGCGGGCGATGCCGGTGCCGGATCCGGCGCCCGGCGCGCGGGCCGCCGTGCTGCTGCACCTGCTGCACGAGCATCGGCAGGGTGTGCACGTCATGGCGGTGCGGGCGAGTGGTCTCACCCCGCTCGAAGCGATCATCGCGGGGCCGGACGGAGAGACCGGGGCGGTGGCGTTCGGGTGGCAGCCGCCCTATCCGCCGGCCGGTCCGCTGGTGCGGCGGCTGATGTGGGCCGAGGCGGTGGCGAACTCGATGGCCGGGCAGGCCTACGCGGCGCTGGACCGCAGTGAGCGGGTGGAGTTCGCCGGCCTGCTCGAATCGCTGGGCCACCGGCTGGCCCGCTGA
- a CDS encoding MBL fold metallo-hydrolase has translation MRVTKFTHSCLRLEGAGVLVVDPGEFSESSALDGADAVLITHEHFDHLDVAAVTAAAGRRPDLRIFAHEAVLPLLAEVAEATTAVAAGEEFQAAGFRIRGYGGQHAIIHPYVPVFANLGFLIDDGATNVYHPGDSFVRPGDVDVDTLFVPMNAPWATIAESLEFVRSVRPARAYALHDGLLNERGSAVYGKHLESFSETTFQQVAPGTVLN, from the coding sequence GCCTTCGACTCGAAGGCGCCGGAGTTCTCGTGGTGGATCCCGGCGAATTCTCCGAGTCGTCCGCATTGGACGGTGCGGATGCCGTGCTCATCACCCATGAGCATTTCGACCACCTGGACGTCGCGGCGGTCACGGCCGCGGCCGGGCGCCGGCCCGATCTGCGGATCTTCGCGCACGAGGCGGTGCTGCCACTGCTGGCGGAGGTCGCCGAGGCGACCACCGCGGTCGCGGCGGGCGAGGAGTTCCAGGCCGCCGGCTTCCGGATCCGGGGGTACGGCGGGCAGCACGCGATCATTCATCCGTACGTGCCGGTCTTCGCGAATCTGGGGTTCCTGATCGACGACGGCGCCACGAACGTCTACCACCCGGGTGACTCGTTCGTGCGGCCCGGCGACGTGGATGTGGACACGCTGTTCGTGCCGATGAACGCGCCGTGGGCCACGATCGCCGAGTCGCTGGAGTTCGTCCGGTCGGTGCGGCCGGCCCGGGCGTACGCGCTGCACGACGGGCTGCTCAACGAGCGCGGCTCGGCCGTCTACGGCAAACACCTGGAGAGTTTCTCGGAGACGACGTTCCAGCAGGTGGCACCCGGCACCGTGCTGAACTGA